The Gemmatimonadota bacterium genome window below encodes:
- a CDS encoding TIGR00159 family protein, with translation MTGFFERYAFLLPGVKDLLQILIVAIGLYYVLRLLARTRAMQMLIGAVVLIAMYFAARFLDLDLIRYLMEKLFQYGAIAALIVFQPELRSALTRLGQNRMLRLFNKMEASAVVEELVETVERLARAKVGAILAVEREIGLEEYAETGTRIQARVSADILVSIFAPYGPLHDGAVLISGDTIIAAGVILPLTQFPVADKSLGTRHRAAIGLSEETDALVVVVSEETAHISLAHRGRLERNISLDRLREVLAGQAVIPSPRLARTGISGGGV, from the coding sequence GTGACCGGATTCTTCGAGCGCTACGCGTTCCTCCTGCCCGGCGTCAAGGATCTGCTGCAGATCCTGATCGTGGCCATCGGCCTCTATTACGTCCTGCGTCTGCTCGCCCGCACTCGGGCCATGCAAATGCTGATCGGCGCCGTGGTCCTGATCGCCATGTATTTTGCCGCTCGCTTCCTGGACCTGGACCTGATCCGCTACCTGATGGAGAAGCTCTTCCAGTACGGCGCGATTGCCGCGCTGATCGTCTTCCAGCCCGAGCTGCGCAGCGCGCTGACCCGCCTGGGTCAGAACCGCATGCTCCGCCTGTTCAACAAGATGGAGGCGAGCGCGGTGGTCGAGGAGCTGGTCGAGACCGTCGAGCGGCTGGCGCGCGCCAAGGTGGGCGCGATCCTGGCCGTCGAGCGGGAGATCGGCCTCGAGGAGTACGCCGAGACGGGGACGCGCATTCAGGCCCGTGTCTCGGCCGACATCCTGGTCAGCATCTTCGCGCCCTACGGCCCGCTGCACGACGGCGCCGTGCTGATTTCCGGCGATACCATCATCGCCGCCGGCGTGATCCTGCCGCTGACCCAGTTCCCGGTCGCGGACAAGAGTCTGGGCACCCGGCACCGCGCGGCGATAGGCCTGTCCGAGGAGACTGACGCACTCGTGGTCGTCGTCAGTGAGGAGACCGCGCACATCTCCCTGGCGCACCGCGGCCGCCTCGAGCGGAACATCAGCCTGGATCGGCTGCGCGAGGTGCTGGCGGGGCAGGCGGTCATACCGTCACCCAGGCTGGCGCGCACGGGAATCAGTGGAGGCGGCGTGTGA
- the folP gene encoding dihydropteroate synthase has translation MPAAARHPSVEPDAGTRGAPSAAGAARHGLAQRRPESWRTARGTLLLDRPRILGVLNLTPDSFWQGGRHTGLDSAVAHAERLIEQGTDLIDIGGESTRPGAAPVSAAEETARVLPVVRELVRRWPDLLVSVDTVKAEVARAALAEGAAVINDVSGLRLDPRLGRAAAEAGAGLVLMHSRGTVETMASYELARYGADPVGDIVAELAESLERAGAGGVDPGAVVLDPGLGFAKRTEHSIAVLARLDRLLELGRPVLVGPSRKRFVGELAGELPPAERLEGTIAACVAALFRGAHLFRVHDVRALRRALAVAEAILAAT, from the coding sequence ATGCCGGCGGCCGCGCGCCACCCGTCCGTCGAGCCTGACGCCGGGACGCGTGGGGCGCCTTCAGCGGCGGGGGCGGCGCGGCATGGTCTTGCCCAGCGGCGGCCCGAAAGCTGGCGCACGGCCCGCGGCACCCTCCTGCTGGACCGTCCCCGCATCCTCGGCGTCCTGAACCTCACGCCCGACTCCTTCTGGCAGGGCGGGCGCCACACCGGCCTGGATTCCGCCGTGGCACACGCGGAACGGCTGATCGAGCAGGGCACCGACCTGATCGATATCGGCGGCGAGTCGACCCGGCCCGGCGCCGCCCCCGTCTCCGCGGCCGAGGAAACGGCCCGCGTGCTGCCCGTCGTGCGCGAGCTGGTCCGCCGCTGGCCGGACCTGCTCGTCTCGGTCGACACCGTGAAGGCGGAAGTCGCCCGCGCCGCGCTCGCGGAGGGCGCCGCGGTCATCAACGACGTCTCCGGCCTGCGCCTCGACCCCCGGCTGGGCCGCGCCGCAGCCGAAGCCGGCGCGGGCCTCGTGCTCATGCACTCCCGCGGCACGGTGGAGACCATGGCCAGCTACGAGCTGGCCCGCTACGGCGCCGACCCGGTCGGCGATATCGTGGCCGAGCTCGCGGAATCGCTCGAGCGCGCCGGCGCGGGCGGCGTCGATCCCGGGGCCGTCGTGCTGGACCCCGGCCTCGGGTTTGCCAAGCGGACGGAGCACAGTATCGCCGTCCTCGCCCGACTCGACCGGCTGCTCGAGCTGGGCCGACCCGTGCTGGTCGGGCCGTCCCGCAAGCGCTTCGTCGGCGAGCTGGCGGGCGAGCTGCCGCCGGCCGAGCGCCTGGAAGGCACCATCGCCGCTTGCGTCGCCGCCCTCTTCCGGGGCGCGCACCTGTTCCGCGTCCATGATGTGCGGGCGCTGCGCCGCGCACTGGCCGTCGCCGAAGCCATCCTCGCCGCCACGTGA
- a CDS encoding ATP-dependent metallopeptidase FtsH/Yme1/Tma family protein: MPERDGNRGGRGTRWTRLSRTASFWILIILVPVLIMQLVSPQRQQAVELSYTQFMEQLQSDNVKELTIMDGKAVEGKLRTPLTVQRREVKQFRTLLPIKDSHEILSQIQAAGVEDIKSVEARRNWWSIFLGIVPWLILIGIWLFVMRQMQVGGSKAFQFGKSKARLLTGDTPKVTFADVAGCDEAKDELQEIIEFLKDPQKFTRLGGRLPKGALLVGPPGTGKTLLARAVAGEAGRPFFSMSGSDFVEMFVGVGASRVRDLFEQGKSHAPCIIFIDEIDAVGRHRGAGLGGGHDEREQTLNQLLVEMDGFESNDGVILLAATNRPDVLDPALLRPGRFDRQIVVDSPDVKGREGILRVHLRKVPLANNVDVSSLAKGTPGMSGADLANLVNEAALLAARRDQEKVFMADLDDAKDKLLLGAERKSLVLSESERRLTAYHEAGHAVVALRTPGLDPVHKITIVPRGRALGVTASLPEEDRHSYSRDYLLAQLAMLFGGRAAEELVFGAEKITTGAGNDIERATQMARRMVSQFGMSEQIGPVAVGDAEQEIFLGREIFQRRPVAERTAELVDAEVKRLIDAAYGHARQTLEANRDLLVLMADTLLEVETLDREQVEALAAGKPLKLAGRSRSAGQRRRGAAARAQPPEDAAAALVPAGAGEPEEAAAEAVSAPAARGSAARGVAAAKPKPDPTR; encoded by the coding sequence ATGCCCGAGCGGGACGGCAACCGCGGCGGCCGGGGGACCCGGTGGACGCGTCTCTCGAGGACGGCGTCCTTCTGGATCCTCATCATCCTGGTGCCCGTGCTGATCATGCAGTTGGTCAGCCCGCAGCGGCAGCAGGCGGTCGAGCTGTCGTACACGCAGTTCATGGAGCAGCTCCAGTCGGACAACGTCAAGGAGCTGACGATCATGGACGGCAAGGCAGTGGAGGGCAAGCTGCGCACGCCGCTGACCGTGCAGCGGCGCGAGGTCAAGCAGTTCCGCACCCTGCTGCCCATCAAGGACAGCCACGAGATCCTCTCGCAGATCCAGGCGGCGGGCGTCGAGGACATCAAATCGGTCGAGGCGCGCCGCAACTGGTGGTCGATCTTCCTGGGCATTGTGCCCTGGCTGATCCTGATCGGCATCTGGCTCTTTGTCATGCGGCAGATGCAGGTGGGCGGGTCCAAGGCCTTCCAGTTCGGCAAGTCGAAGGCGCGGCTGCTCACGGGCGACACGCCCAAGGTCACGTTCGCCGATGTGGCCGGCTGCGATGAAGCGAAGGACGAGCTGCAGGAGATCATCGAGTTCCTGAAGGACCCGCAGAAGTTCACCCGGCTGGGCGGCCGGCTGCCCAAGGGCGCGCTGCTGGTGGGCCCGCCCGGCACGGGGAAGACCTTGCTGGCGCGGGCGGTGGCAGGTGAGGCGGGGAGGCCGTTCTTCTCCATGTCCGGCTCCGACTTCGTCGAGATGTTCGTGGGCGTGGGCGCATCGCGCGTGCGTGACCTGTTCGAGCAGGGAAAGTCCCACGCGCCCTGTATCATCTTCATTGACGAGATCGATGCCGTCGGCCGTCACCGCGGCGCCGGCCTGGGCGGCGGCCACGACGAGCGGGAGCAGACGCTGAACCAGCTCCTGGTCGAGATGGACGGCTTCGAGTCCAATGACGGAGTGATCCTGCTGGCCGCGACCAATCGTCCGGACGTGCTGGATCCCGCGCTGCTGCGCCCTGGCCGCTTCGACCGCCAGATCGTGGTGGACTCGCCGGACGTGAAGGGACGCGAGGGGATCCTGCGCGTGCACCTGCGCAAGGTGCCGCTGGCCAACAACGTCGACGTCTCGTCGCTGGCCAAGGGCACGCCCGGCATGAGTGGCGCGGACCTGGCCAACCTGGTCAACGAGGCGGCGCTGCTCGCGGCGCGCCGCGACCAGGAAAAGGTGTTCATGGCGGACCTCGACGACGCCAAGGACAAGCTCCTGCTGGGCGCGGAGCGGAAAAGCCTGGTACTGTCCGAGTCGGAGCGGCGGCTCACCGCGTATCACGAAGCGGGTCACGCCGTTGTCGCCCTGCGTACGCCCGGACTCGACCCCGTGCACAAGATCACGATCGTGCCGCGCGGCCGGGCGCTGGGCGTCACCGCGTCGCTGCCCGAGGAGGACCGGCACTCCTACTCGAGAGACTATCTGCTCGCGCAGCTCGCCATGCTGTTCGGCGGCCGCGCCGCCGAAGAGCTGGTCTTCGGGGCCGAAAAGATCACAACCGGCGCGGGCAACGATATCGAGCGGGCCACGCAGATGGCGCGGCGCATGGTCTCGCAGTTCGGCATGAGTGAGCAAATCGGCCCTGTGGCCGTAGGGGACGCGGAGCAGGAGATATTCCTGGGCCGCGAGATCTTCCAGCGGCGCCCGGTCGCCGAGCGCACCGCCGAGCTGGTGGACGCAGAAGTCAAGCGGCTGATCGATGCGGCGTACGGGCACGCGCGCCAGACGCTTGAGGCGAATCGGGATCTCCTGGTCCTCATGGCCGACACGCTGCTCGAGGTGGAAACACTGGATCGCGAGCAGGTCGAGGCGCTCGCGGCCGGCAAGCCGCTCAAGCTGGCCGGCAGGAGCCGCAGCGCCGGGCAGCGCAGGCGCGGCGCCGCGGCGCGTGCGCAGCCCCCCGAAGACGCGGCTGCGGCGCTGGTCCCGGCCGGCGCCGGCGAGCCCGAGGAGGCCGCCGCCGAAGCCGTGTCGGCGCCGGCCGCCCGCGGCAGTGCCGCGCGCGGCGTGGCCGCCGCCAAGCCCAAGCCGGACCCCACCCGCTGA
- the hpt gene encoding hypoxanthine phosphoribosyltransferase, which yields MRRIVFPEAAIAERVREMGQEITSAYPAGEDLLVLGLLKGSFVFLADLVRQIARPMSVDFLVAASYGSGTVSSGDVRLVYDPEAGLAGRHVLLVEDIIDSGNTLNRLIPLLEQRQPGSLELCALLHKHVAPYLVKEPRWVGFDAPAEFLIGYGLDHSEQYRNLPFIASL from the coding sequence CTGCGGCGCATTGTCTTCCCGGAGGCCGCGATCGCCGAGCGCGTGCGGGAGATGGGGCAGGAGATCACCAGCGCCTACCCGGCAGGCGAGGACCTGCTGGTGCTCGGGCTGCTGAAGGGCTCCTTCGTGTTCCTGGCGGACCTGGTCCGCCAGATCGCACGGCCCATGTCCGTGGATTTCCTGGTCGCCGCCAGCTACGGCAGCGGCACCGTGAGCAGTGGCGACGTGCGCCTGGTGTACGACCCGGAAGCCGGGCTCGCCGGCAGGCACGTCTTGCTGGTGGAGGATATTATTGACAGCGGGAACACGCTGAACCGGCTGATCCCACTGCTCGAGCAGCGCCAGCCGGGGAGCCTCGAGCTGTGTGCGCTGCTGCACAAGCACGTGGCGCCGTACCTGGTCAAGGAACCGCGCTGGGTCGGCTTTGATGCGCCGGCCGAGTTCCTGATCGGCTACGGGCTGGACCACAGCGAGCAATATCGCAACTTACCCTTTATCGCGAGTCTGTGA
- the tilS gene encoding tRNA lysidine(34) synthetase TilS, which yields MQQAGPPALAPHEATPLGARFPRHLRETGLIRAGQTVVVAVSGGMDSVVLLHLLHFRLGEQWALRLVAAHLDHAMRDDSAADGRWVAGLCRAWGVPLVRARARRPPRSEAAARALRYRFLRTVALRRRAHRLATGHHADDQAETVLFRIIRGTGLRGLAGIPERRGRLVRPLLRFPRAQIAEYAAAAGLSWREDPTNVLVGYARNRLRHEVLPRLEAIQPGAARALVRLAEHARHAETAWDAVLDMLEPAVLLEAREGAIELARPVLLSYHAPVRARVLRRFLRRLHSVPDRAGTRAAVEFIRTGASGGQIQVAGGVTLEREFDRIRLRRRPLQPEPRAAERPLVIGEAGAGEGEAVIGGRGLAVRWSLAIPGGPGPAEAFDPAALRFPLVVRAWRPGDRIRLAYGTKKLKKLFAERRTGRTQRALAPVLADAAGRVLWVVGVARSADAPPPPQGPALTIAVSDVELG from the coding sequence ATGCAGCAGGCGGGGCCGCCGGCGCTTGCGCCACATGAGGCGACGCCGTTGGGCGCTCGCTTCCCGCGCCACCTCCGCGAGACCGGGCTGATCCGCGCGGGCCAGACGGTCGTCGTGGCCGTGTCGGGCGGCATGGACTCCGTCGTACTCCTCCACCTCCTGCACTTCCGCCTGGGCGAGCAGTGGGCGCTGCGCCTGGTGGCAGCCCACCTGGACCACGCCATGCGCGATGACAGTGCGGCCGATGGCCGGTGGGTGGCCGGCCTGTGCCGCGCCTGGGGCGTGCCGCTGGTCAGGGCGCGGGCACGGCGGCCACCCCGCTCCGAGGCCGCTGCTCGCGCCCTGCGCTACCGCTTTCTCCGCACCGTCGCCCTGCGCCGCCGCGCCCACCGCCTGGCCACGGGGCATCACGCGGACGACCAGGCCGAGACGGTGCTGTTCCGCATCATCCGCGGCACCGGGCTGCGCGGCCTGGCCGGCATTCCGGAGCGCCGCGGCCGGCTGGTCCGCCCGCTGCTCCGCTTCCCGCGCGCTCAGATTGCCGAGTACGCGGCCGCGGCCGGCCTGTCCTGGCGCGAAGACCCGACCAACGTGCTGGTGGGCTATGCGCGCAACCGGCTGCGGCACGAGGTGCTTCCCCGCCTCGAGGCGATCCAGCCTGGCGCGGCCCGCGCGCTGGTCCGGCTCGCCGAGCACGCGCGCCACGCGGAAACGGCCTGGGACGCCGTTCTCGACATGCTCGAGCCGGCCGTGCTGCTCGAGGCCCGTGAGGGCGCCATCGAGCTTGCCAGGCCTGTCCTGCTTTCGTATCATGCGCCGGTACGCGCCCGCGTGCTCCGCCGATTCTTACGCCGCCTGCACAGCGTGCCCGATCGGGCCGGAACCCGGGCGGCGGTCGAGTTTATCAGGACAGGCGCAAGCGGCGGCCAGATCCAGGTAGCGGGCGGCGTGACGCTCGAGCGGGAATTCGACCGGATCCGGCTCCGGCGCCGCCCGCTGCAACCGGAGCCGCGGGCGGCCGAGCGGCCGCTGGTCATCGGGGAGGCCGGTGCGGGGGAGGGGGAGGCGGTCATTGGCGGCCGCGGGCTCGCCGTCCGCTGGAGCCTCGCCATCCCGGGCGGGCCCGGTCCGGCGGAAGCCTTCGATCCCGCCGCCCTCCGTTTCCCCCTGGTGGTTCGCGCCTGGCGTCCGGGCGACCGCATCCGTCTGGCCTACGGGACCAAGAAGCTGAAGAAGTTGTTCGCGGAGCGACGCACCGGCCGGACTCAGCGGGCGCTCGCCCCCGTGCTCGCCGACGCCGCCGGCCGCGTGTTGTGGGTGGTCGGGGTGGCGCGCAGCGCCGACGCTCCGCCGCCGCCGCAAGGACCGGCACTGACCATTGCGGTGTCCGATGTCGAACTCGGCTAA